The DNA sequence TTACGAAAGAATAACACGATGCGCTCACCCTTGACTGAGTTCCAACTGCAGGAGAACCGGCGGCAGTTTTTCGGACGCGCCAGTACCGGCATCGGCGTGGCTGCCCTTTCGTCATTACTCAATCGGGACCTGCATTCCAGCGAGGCAACCAGCGGTTCTGCACGGGTTGGCGGCCTCCCGGGGATCCCTCACTTCGCTCCTAAAGCCAAGCGAGTGATCTATCTGCTCCAGTCAGGAGCACCTTCGCAAGTCGACTTGCTCGATCATAAACCGTCCCTCGATAAACTGCATATGACCGAACTACCTGACAGTGTTCGCAAAGGACAGCGACTGACAGGCATGACAGCCGGCCAGAAAAAGTTCCCTGTCGTCAAATCGCCCTGGAAATTCCAGCAGCACGGTGAGTCCGGTACATGGATCAGTGAGCTGTTACCGCATATGGGAAAAGTCGCCGATGATATCTGCGTGATTAACTCCATGCACACAGAGGCAATCAACCATGATCCTGCCATCACGTTCTTTCAGTCAGGACATCAGCAACCGGGACGACCGAGTATCGGCGCCTGGCTCAGTTATGGACTGGGAAGCGAAACAGAAAACCTGCCCTCATTTGTCGTGCTGCTCAGCAAAAACTCGTTTCACCAGGCCCAACCGCTTTATGACCGCCTGTGGGGCAGCGGCTTTTTATCCTCGAAATACCAGGGAGTCAAATTTCGTAGCCAGGGTGACCCGGTACTTTACCTGAATGACCCGGCCGGCAGCAGTGACTCACAAAGACGCGTGTTACTGGATCGACTGGCAAAACTCAATCAGTTCCGCGCTGAGGAAATTGGTGACCCGGAGATTAATACACGCATTGCACAATATGAAATGGCTTATCGCATGCAGACCTCGGTTCCTGAACTGGCCGATATCTCGGATGAGTCCTCCAGTACCCTCGAACTCTATGGTGACGATGTCAAGGAACCGGGAACGCATGCGGCTAACTGTCTTCTCGCACGGAGACTGGCTGAACGCGGCGTTCGCTTCATTCAGGTGTTTCACCGTGGCTGGGACCACCATAGTAATGTCCAGAAGCACTTACCGACCCTGACCAGGCAGACCGACCAGGGGTCAGCAGCGTTGATTGCGGATTTAAAACAGCGCGGGATGCTGGACGAAACACTGGTAATCTGGGGTGGCGAATTTGGTCGGACAGTCTATTCGCAAGGGAATCCCCAATCGTTTGGCCGGGATCATCACCCGCGCTGCTTTTCGATCTGGATGGCCGGCGGAGGGATTAAACCTGGAATCACTTACGGGCAAACCGACGATTACGGCTATAACATCACCGAAAACCCGGTGCATGTACATGACTTCCACGCCACAATCCTGCATTGCCTGGGCATCCACCACGAACAGCTGACCTATCGCTTCCAGGGACGAGATTATCGTCTGACGGACGTGCACGGAAATGTCATCCATGACATCCTTACATGACAACCAGAGTCCCCCCCAGCTCACTTCTATCCGACAGATTCTCCACGCGCACACCAGACTCTACTGTTGATCCCAACCAGGAACCACCTGTTTCACATATCGCTGCTCGTGTGCCATTTGTTCGTGCACACTGCAGGCAGGTGCAAATGGATCTGTGACAGTTACTTCGACTTGTTCCACCAGTAAACCCTCTAAGTCGGTTTGCTCCGCGGTCGACCTGAAGCGAACATATGACAAACCGTTCAATGTAGGATGACGCAGCGGCAGTTCGATGGGCTTTCTGTCATCAACTTTCAAGGAGCAGGTCCGGGCGGAAAGATCCCACTCAAAACTTAGAGTAATCCACTCATCTGCCGTCAAATCCAGGTCACTCAGCTCGACTCGAAACACGGCCAGTTCTTCACCGAGGTCATTTGACGGATCAAACATACGATCATTCAAAGTAATCATTGATCCCTGGGAACCGGAGCGTAGTTTGATACGTGTCTGCAATGTGCCTTTCCAGCCGTTTGGAAAGTTCCAGGTCGCACCATCCGCAGGGAGATCAGGCTGTTTACGAACATGCAGGCAGTTTCTGGTTTTACTATCCGGGTGCTCAATCAGTACTGCCCCGGGGTCGCGTGCCCGCCACCAGCGTTTAGCAGGACCATGCTGAGTATAGGCCGACCACTGTTTTAAGCCTTCTGAAAAATCGGTACGCGCCCGGGTATCTACGATCCAGGCGGGGTCGATCAGAATGGGATTGCGTCCCCCTTTTCCCTGACCTGCTAAAACCACGAGCCGACCATCATTCGTATAGGCGGCAAGTGGATAAGCCGTACCACGATCCCCATTTTTTGCAGGATTATCATTCCGCCGATGATCCAGATAAATCTCCCGAAATCCGCGCCAGGTCTTGCCTTCATCCTCGGACACCGCGATGTGCAGCGCATCACGACCTCCATACACGCCTGCTCCATCAGCCCGCGGTGGCATCTCGCAGTTATTCCAGCAGACCACCAGCCATCCGTTCCGATGACGCATGATATTTGGTGGTCCTGTGGAGGTATTGAATCGGCTTGCCCGGGCTGGTCTCCAGGTGGTGCCGCTGTCGGAAGAAAACGATTCGTAAAGAAAGCCCGCCGTCGTGCGCATCAGCATCCAGATTCTTCCGTCAGAGAGTTCTTCCAAAGCCGGTTCGCAAGCCCCTTCGTTCGATCCGTTAAACCCCGCATAACAGGGCGAAGTCAGCTTACTCTTGCTCAACTTCCAGCTGTCACCCCCATCATCAGAATACTGAATCACCGTCTCGTGCCGTCCTGTTGGAGGCACTGCCTTTGCATGAGGAATCAGACTCCCATGTGGAACAACCAATCGGCCATTCCCGAGTTCCTGATACTCCATCAGAGACCCGTTGTAACCTCGCCAGGTCAAAAGTGGTTGCTTTACATATACAGGCCCGGCGCGATGGATCCAGGTATTCAGGTAACGCGGGAGTCCCACTTTTTTCGCGGTTTCCCTGTCCAGTCCCTCTTGCTGGACGCGAATACTTTTCACCTGACCATCCTGCGACAGAACGACCTGCGTGTTATCGAGCACACCGCTGTTGATGATTGTCTCACTCGACAGGACTTCCTGGGGCAAGTGAGGTAAAAGTATGTGCTGTTTTCCCTCGGTATCAGGTAGTGAAAGCGGTCCTTCTTCCGGAGAGTAACGATCATAAAATGCGAAACTACCGTCTGGCAGACGCATGATGGCAAATGCCGTTCTCGCTCCTCCGGCCGCTCCGGAATCGTGTACACTTTCTTCCTGGAGGAGCATGACCGGCGGTTCTGCAGCTGGAGTCTGATCAACCAGAGCAAGCAGCAGCAGTAAACAAACACGGAAAGTCATCTGGAATTCTCCTTCAGTAAAGAGGATCAGTTCGATGAATCAGCTCTCGTCTACATCAATCTGTCTCAGAGTCCTGGTCAAAGAGTCATAACGACTGTTCAGGAATTTGACCAGCATCTAAAAGATAAGATTAAGTGTGCTGATTTGACATCCCACGGTTTTAATTTCTGAAGTCCGGTATGTGCCTTAATGTTGTATTTCTGTTTTACTTGAAGGATTGCAGTAGCAGTTTTGCTGCCTGACCATGGTCAAGAGGCTGCCCCGCAGGTCGATCGTGAATCAGGATCGCGTAGGACAGATGAAATGTTTCTCCTCGTTTAATCGGGGTCTTCACATAAGGTTCGCGGCGTTCCCGGGGCTGCTTCGGAAAGGGATTGAAGACAACCACACCGTAGTCGCGGGCGTGCAGCCACGATGGCCGGGGGTTACCAGGGTCGGGTAGTACCATCACTCCGACCTCGCGTCCCTGCACCGTCCCCATATAATCAAACCACCGAGCCTCCTTTCCCCAGACCTGTGCCCCATTCCTTTCACCCCGATCATTAAGAATTGTGCCACTCCCGCCCTGCACCCGTAAGGGAGAGGCGATGCGAACAGCCAGCCCTGATTCTTCCTGGTCACCAAAATAGAAATCATGCTTATCAGATTGATACTCGGCATCAATCCTCAGGATCAATCCGTCAGGAGTTCGTTCAAAACGGTAACGTGTGATCTCGTTACATACGACATCCAGTTTGTCCTCGCTCAGAAACAGATTACTCACTGCAAAGCTGCCGGTGCCCCGGCTTCCAGCGGGAGGTTCGACATACCCATTAAATTGAACCTGAGCCTGCAGGCGCCAGTAATCATTGCCATTCACATCACCGAAACCAATCCACAGTCCCGGGTGCATGACCGGATGAATGATTCCATCTTCCGCCTGGTAACCGGGGTCGATGTCTTCAGGCCTGCGCGGTGGAAAATTGCGCGTAACCTGAATTCCCCCAGGCGTCCTAAGGTTTACAAGTGCCCGACGCGTCAACCGCGGATGCTGCTTGAGGTAGGTCGCGATCTGCTGTGATTTGAAAAATATTTCAAGCCGGTCGTTGTGCTCTCGAAATGAAAATCCCTCACGATCGCCAACCTTTCTCTGCGTCAACAGCCAGGCCACAATGTCAGCGATCTGCTGAGCATTCAACATCTTACCGAACCCATTCGGCATCGGTGAAACCCTGGTTCCGATCCGTTCTTCAATTTCAGCAACAGCAATCGTTTGAATGACACCATCCGTGCCAACCAGTTTCAGAGACTGTTGGGTTTCCTCCAGGACGGCCCCCGAAATCACCCTGCCCTCTACGGTCACAATCTGTTGCAGGGCGAATCCTTCAGTAATGACCTTGCTCGGTTCGAGGATGGATTCAATCAGCACGCCTGGTTCCCGGGCGCGGCTACCGATGTCGGACAGATCGGGGGCGAGCACACCGCCGACCCCCTCCATCCGGTGACATTTGAAACATCCGGCCCCCTGGGGATGCAGGAACAGCTCCCGTCCCCGTTCTGGATCTGCGGTTTGCATCTGGGAGAGCACCTGGTCGCTCGTTGCTGTCTGCGAGTTATCCGCTGGCGATAAAATCTGACGCTGAAAAATGACGAGATAGTTCCCGCGACCAGAATCGGTCTTCGGTTGATTCGTATTTCCGCCGAGCACAACCCGACCTGCCGGAAAATGTTTGCGATACAATCGAAAAACAGGATCCGTCGTTGTCAGTTTCAGGCCCGTATCTTCAAATCCTCCCGGCTGTCCGACCTTCATCCATTCCAGCTCATCGGGGTTTCGCAGATCGGTTCCCACGATGAGATCGCAGTCTTCGGTTGTGACCAGCGACAGCCATTCTGCTCCCGTTGAGCGATCGTCTCCATTGGCAGTTCTCAGAAACGGTAATCCGTCCAGTTCATCGGGGACCTGAGTGATATAGTAATTCCGATCCGTATAATGCCGCTTACCGACATCGAGTCCAGTCCAGTCCAGTTCATAATAACGACCGCTGGGAGTCTGAACCTCAGAGACGAATTCACGGTGCCGATAGGCGGGTACGTGTCGAATCTCATATTCAGCAGTCACAATCTGACTGCTGCCATTATTTCCCCGATTGACGGCCACGCGCAGCCGGCTCGTGTGGTCAATTGGTATCGGCCCCTCAACGCGTCGCGATGTGTGAGTTGGCAGAGATCCATCGAGGGTGTAGGTAAGGAATGCCCCTGCAATCGTGGATTGGACTTTCACGTTGACGGTTCGGGAATACTCTCCGGGAGGTGGATCGAATTGCACCAGCGGAGTCGCCTGCCCCGTCTTTTCCAGCCAGTCGTTAACCAGTTTGACAATACGAGAATCCTCATCATTTCGGAACGCGAGTGCTGCAGCGCCGTTGATGGAGCCGTCATGAAACAATCCCAACAATGTTGCGAGTCGAACCCCCGCGCGAGGATCCTCCAGCCACTTTGTTCGCTCCTGCAGGGACGCCAGCCCGCGGAGTGTATTCCAGGTTGAGAAAAAGACGACCCGATCTGTTTCATCAGCAGCCACCTGCAGTAAATCATGGATCCACTCTTTTTGTTCGGCCTGCCAGATCGCCTGTACTGCTGCATGTCGCAGCCCTGCATCTTCGCTGGTCAAGAAGGGAAGTACCGCATCAGGCAGAGTCCTACATTGTTCAAACTGTCGAATGCGATGGGCCAGGATACGCAAGGCCTGAATTCGGGCATTGCGGGTCGCTTCCGAATCAGCAAGAATTCCTGACAGATATTGATCGATACTGACTTCAGGTGTACTTGCTCCGAGAGTCCACAGTGCCCAGGTCTCACTGGCAGTGCTCAGCTCTCCCTGGTTCAACCTGGAGAATAAATATTTCTGAGCAGGCTCACCTCGTCTGAGCAGTTCACTTTGTGCATTCACGCGCCAGGCGGGAACGTCACTGGCCAGGTCCTGAAACAATTGATCGAGCGTCCATTGTCCCTGTGGTTTACGGCGCAGGTCGTGTTGCCAGTCTTTGAGAGGATTATCGGCATAGCGGATGCGATAGACACGCCCTGCATCCACCTGTTTACCATCTTTAATCGTAGCTCCGTAAGCATGTCCCCAGCTCAGAATGTATATCGTTCCACCAGGGCCGACTTCTATATCAGTCGGCTCAAATATCCGACCGGAACTCGCTGGTAAAGACCGGCCTCCCTCTGCATGCGCAAATACCGGCGGAAAGTCTCCCTCGCACTTCATCAGTGCTCCATCCCACCGCGGGCGGAACGTATACACTTCCCGACGCATCCAGTCATTGATGAAGAAGACCCCCTGATACTCTTCGGGAAACTGGTCCGCATGATAATGAATCACACCGGCCCCTGATCCTTCAAACAGCGGAGCACTGGCAGGGACCGTAGGTAGATGCCCTGCTCCCGTCCAGTGGAAACTCCAGGGGTGCCCCCACCCCAGGTGCGCTCCATAGAACGGCGCAAAGATCTTATCTCCCTGCGTCTGATCATTGTCGGTTCCCAGCCAGTGAAAACCATCATCAAAGGTAATATCCCAGGGGTTGCGGAATCCCCGGGAAACGATTTCCAGGCCTTTGCCGGACGGTTTCCCATCCTGGTAGGGATCACAACGCAGAATTCCCCCCTGCTGCCCCCAGTCATCCTGAGGTGTGTGATATTGGCGTCGATAGGTCTGTTTTGTGAAATATTCGACTGGTGTGTAGTCTGGAGCCCCCTCTGGAGAAGGTAGTCCCCAGAGTTCCCGAAACACTTTAGGAGCGAGCTGATCCAACCGGTTATAACCTTTCGAATTCCCCTTCGACATATACAATTTACGATCAGGACCGAAGTTCAATCCATGCAGTGAGTGTTCCAGATTTCCCAGACCTGTATAGACGCGAATATATAAGTCAGCTTCATCGTCGTTATCAGTATCACGAACAACAGTCAGGTCAGGCGCATTGGCCACCCAGAGATCATCACCGTGCCAGGCCAGCCCCTGGATGGAATTAAACCCTTCAGCAAACGTCTTGCGCTGGTCACTGATCCCATCGCCGTTAGTATCAGTGAGAATATCGACGCGATCACCGGGAGTGTCAGGTGTGGGACCGCGCCACTGAGGTCCCTGGGCGACACAGATTCTCCCCCAGCGGTCAAATGCCAGCACACACGGATTACTGACCAGCGGCTCTCGGGCTACAACATCGACCACGAAGCCTTCAGGAACAATCGGTAAATCATCGCCGGCCAGCAACTCGATTCTTATGGATAACAGCAATAACAGAATCAGGCGAAAGTTCATTATTTTTTCCTCATCAAGTCAGCAACTGACATCCCCTCCACCAAGCGTGGTTGTACAGACACCGTGATGCAGGGAGAGCTGGGATGTTGAAGTCTCCAGATCAATTGCTCAACTGCCTGTTGGCCGATTTGCTCGGCACAAATATCAACAGTGGTGACTTCCGGATATAGTCCCTGCAGCAAAGGCAATTCGTTATTACAAGAAATCAAGCTGAGATCTTTACCGATCTGAAGACCGCGCCGGCTACAGCAACGGTATACCAGTGCCGCAATACTGTCTGCCGGGCAGAAGAGAGCCGTCGGTTTACTCCTTAGTTTCAATACTTTATCTAACAGGTGTTCGACCTGATTGGTGTCATTAACAGTCTGCAGTGGCAGTGACCAATGCGATTTCTTCCCTGCGACTCTCTCGACTTTGCCACCGTGTTGAGCGATATGCCATGTGAAACTGGCGCTGCGTTGACCCAGTGTGACGTGATCCGGTTTGGGGTCTAAAAGAGCAACACGTCTATGGCCCCTGGAAATGAGATACTCGGCAGCCAGACGGCCTACTTCGACATCGTTCGATTCCACAACATCCCCCCAGTCAATGCCACGGGGACGACCAAGAAACCAGACCGTAGGAAGCTGTCTTAAGCGATCGATGAGAGTTTCATCCGCCTTTTCAAGTATATTTCCCTGCAGCGCAGCTTTGACCAGCAGGCCATGCAGTTTTTGTGAGGCGAGGGTATCAGGCAACTTGTCCAGATAAGGCAAGTCCCATAAAAGCACATTAGCGCCAGCCCGGGAAAGCGACGACTCAACACCATGTATGCCACTGGCCACCGAAGGGAGATTTGCCAGCGACCGATCCATTCCCAGCAGAAGAACAGCGATTTGCTGTCGCAATAACTCCCGTCCTTCCGCCACCGATTTTCGCTTGCGTAAAGGTGAGTACCCCAGTTCTTCTACAGCGTCTCTAACTCGTTGTGCTGTCTCGGCAGATACATTGGGCACACCGCTGAGCACTCGACTGACCGTGCCCACGGAAACAGCTGCTAACCTCGCGACATCCTTGACTGTTGCTGACATCGATAAATCCAGATTCAAAAAAATCATTTCAAACAAATTTATTTCATTGAAATAAGACTATATTCATATGAAACATATTGCAAGCGAAGCAGTGAGCCGGGGGGTTATTTCAAGACCTGAAGCACTTGAATGTTATTCAGCCCTGATGATAGTTCCAGGAGACCCCCAAAGAATTAGACGAATCAGATGGATAAAGCAGGCGGTGATCTCTGATTCATTTTACGATGATTTCTTCATGCATCAGCCTCCATGCGCGGTACCTCTCGATCAATCGATGCCATCCCATCGCGTAAAATCCGTATCAGCGAGAGAAAATTCTCTTGGAGAAATCGGACAGTACAATCCTCCTGACAACGCACACAGTTTCAGATGGTCCACAAACATATCCATCTATACTGATGAGAAATCTGTAAAATAAATTGACTTCCATTAGTAAATAA is a window from the Gimesia benthica genome containing:
- a CDS encoding PVC-type heme-binding CxxCH protein, whose product is MNFRLILLLLLSIRIELLAGDDLPIVPEGFVVDVVAREPLVSNPCVLAFDRWGRICVAQGPQWRGPTPDTPGDRVDILTDTNGDGISDQRKTFAEGFNSIQGLAWHGDDLWVANAPDLTVVRDTDNDDEADLYIRVYTGLGNLEHSLHGLNFGPDRKLYMSKGNSKGYNRLDQLAPKVFRELWGLPSPEGAPDYTPVEYFTKQTYRRQYHTPQDDWGQQGGILRCDPYQDGKPSGKGLEIVSRGFRNPWDITFDDGFHWLGTDNDQTQGDKIFAPFYGAHLGWGHPWSFHWTGAGHLPTVPASAPLFEGSGAGVIHYHADQFPEEYQGVFFINDWMRREVYTFRPRWDGALMKCEGDFPPVFAHAEGGRSLPASSGRIFEPTDIEVGPGGTIYILSWGHAYGATIKDGKQVDAGRVYRIRYADNPLKDWQHDLRRKPQGQWTLDQLFQDLASDVPAWRVNAQSELLRRGEPAQKYLFSRLNQGELSTASETWALWTLGASTPEVSIDQYLSGILADSEATRNARIQALRILAHRIRQFEQCRTLPDAVLPFLTSEDAGLRHAAVQAIWQAEQKEWIHDLLQVAADETDRVVFFSTWNTLRGLASLQERTKWLEDPRAGVRLATLLGLFHDGSINGAAALAFRNDEDSRIVKLVNDWLEKTGQATPLVQFDPPPGEYSRTVNVKVQSTIAGAFLTYTLDGSLPTHTSRRVEGPIPIDHTSRLRVAVNRGNNGSSQIVTAEYEIRHVPAYRHREFVSEVQTPSGRYYELDWTGLDVGKRHYTDRNYYITQVPDELDGLPFLRTANGDDRSTGAEWLSLVTTEDCDLIVGTDLRNPDELEWMKVGQPGGFEDTGLKLTTTDPVFRLYRKHFPAGRVVLGGNTNQPKTDSGRGNYLVIFQRQILSPADNSQTATSDQVLSQMQTADPERGRELFLHPQGAGCFKCHRMEGVGGVLAPDLSDIGSRAREPGVLIESILEPSKVITEGFALQQIVTVEGRVISGAVLEETQQSLKLVGTDGVIQTIAVAEIEERIGTRVSPMPNGFGKMLNAQQIADIVAWLLTQRKVGDREGFSFREHNDRLEIFFKSQQIATYLKQHPRLTRRALVNLRTPGGIQVTRNFPPRRPEDIDPGYQAEDGIIHPVMHPGLWIGFGDVNGNDYWRLQAQVQFNGYVEPPAGSRGTGSFAVSNLFLSEDKLDVVCNEITRYRFERTPDGLILRIDAEYQSDKHDFYFGDQEESGLAVRIASPLRVQGGSGTILNDRGERNGAQVWGKEARWFDYMGTVQGREVGVMVLPDPGNPRPSWLHARDYGVVVFNPFPKQPRERREPYVKTPIKRGETFHLSYAILIHDRPAGQPLDHGQAAKLLLQSFK
- a CDS encoding sialidase family protein gives rise to the protein MTFRVCLLLLLALVDQTPAAEPPVMLLQEESVHDSGAAGGARTAFAIMRLPDGSFAFYDRYSPEEGPLSLPDTEGKQHILLPHLPQEVLSSETIINSGVLDNTQVVLSQDGQVKSIRVQQEGLDRETAKKVGLPRYLNTWIHRAGPVYVKQPLLTWRGYNGSLMEYQELGNGRLVVPHGSLIPHAKAVPPTGRHETVIQYSDDGGDSWKLSKSKLTSPCYAGFNGSNEGACEPALEELSDGRIWMLMRTTAGFLYESFSSDSGTTWRPARASRFNTSTGPPNIMRHRNGWLVVCWNNCEMPPRADGAGVYGGRDALHIAVSEDEGKTWRGFREIYLDHRRNDNPAKNGDRGTAYPLAAYTNDGRLVVLAGQGKGGRNPILIDPAWIVDTRARTDFSEGLKQWSAYTQHGPAKRWWRARDPGAVLIEHPDSKTRNCLHVRKQPDLPADGATWNFPNGWKGTLQTRIKLRSGSQGSMITLNDRMFDPSNDLGEELAVFRVELSDLDLTADEWITLSFEWDLSARTCSLKVDDRKPIELPLRHPTLNGLSYVRFRSTAEQTDLEGLLVEQVEVTVTDPFAPACSVHEQMAHEQRYVKQVVPGWDQQ
- a CDS encoding LacI family DNA-binding transcriptional regulator, producing the protein MIFLNLDLSMSATVKDVARLAAVSVGTVSRVLSGVPNVSAETAQRVRDAVEELGYSPLRKRKSVAEGRELLRQQIAVLLLGMDRSLANLPSVASGIHGVESSLSRAGANVLLWDLPYLDKLPDTLASQKLHGLLVKAALQGNILEKADETLIDRLRQLPTVWFLGRPRGIDWGDVVESNDVEVGRLAAEYLISRGHRRVALLDPKPDHVTLGQRSASFTWHIAQHGGKVERVAGKKSHWSLPLQTVNDTNQVEHLLDKVLKLRSKPTALFCPADSIAALVYRCCSRRGLQIGKDLSLISCNNELPLLQGLYPEVTTVDICAEQIGQQAVEQLIWRLQHPSSPCITVSVQPRLVEGMSVADLMRKK
- a CDS encoding DUF1501 domain-containing protein produces the protein MRSPLTEFQLQENRRQFFGRASTGIGVAALSSLLNRDLHSSEATSGSARVGGLPGIPHFAPKAKRVIYLLQSGAPSQVDLLDHKPSLDKLHMTELPDSVRKGQRLTGMTAGQKKFPVVKSPWKFQQHGESGTWISELLPHMGKVADDICVINSMHTEAINHDPAITFFQSGHQQPGRPSIGAWLSYGLGSETENLPSFVVLLSKNSFHQAQPLYDRLWGSGFLSSKYQGVKFRSQGDPVLYLNDPAGSSDSQRRVLLDRLAKLNQFRAEEIGDPEINTRIAQYEMAYRMQTSVPELADISDESSSTLELYGDDVKEPGTHAANCLLARRLAERGVRFIQVFHRGWDHHSNVQKHLPTLTRQTDQGSAALIADLKQRGMLDETLVIWGGEFGRTVYSQGNPQSFGRDHHPRCFSIWMAGGGIKPGITYGQTDDYGYNITENPVHVHDFHATILHCLGIHHEQLTYRFQGRDYRLTDVHGNVIHDILT